CGCTGTCCCCGGCCGCCATGATCCCCCAGGCCGCCGCGACGATGTCCATGCGGCGGTGGAAGACCAGCACCAGCAGGAGAACGGCGATGGGGTAGATCACGATCCCGGATCGCCAGGGGGATCCCCGCTCTCCTTCCCGGAAGAGCGATGGGGCCAGACGCGGCAGGACGAACAGGTTGAAGAGGACCGCGCCCCCGGCGGCCCCCGCGGCCTCGAGAGGCGACAGCCACGGGAGGAGGAAGGCCAGCCCCCCCATGGCGAGGTGGACCGCCCTGCGTTGCGTTTCGCCGCGCCCCCTCACCGGTCCGCTCAAGCCTTCCCCGTGGGGCGGCCGCCCCCGCCCCGCATGGCCTCGAGGGTCGCGCGCAGCCCTTCCCGCAGGGGCGTGATGCGGTAGCCGAGCTCGCGGACCGCGCGCTCGCTGGCATAGGCCCAGTGGTGCCGGAACGTCCTGATGGCCCCGTCCGTGAACTCCGGTGTCCGGCCGGTGAGCCGGGCCCTCACGCGCTGCACCCGGCCGGCCGTTTCCGCGACCCAGAAAGGGACGGTGGTCCGGGGCGGCGCGATGCCCGTCAACTCCTGAAGCCGGGAGAACAGCTCGTCCTGCGTGGCGTTTTCCCCCCCCAGAATGTAGCCTCTCCCGGGGGTTCCTTTCTCGAGCGCCAGCAGATGCCCGGCGGCGACGTCCGCGGCGTAGGCATAACAGATGCGGGTCGGCCGGCCTCCCAGGCGGGTCCGCGTCCGTCCCGCGGCATAGTCGGCGAAGACCCTTTCCATGAGGTTCCCCTGCGTCGCGGCTCCCGGCCCGTAGACGACCCCCGGGTAGAGAATCACGATCGGGTGCCCTGCCGAGGCCCGCTCGACCGCCAGCCTCTCCGCGGCCCACTTGCTGCGCTCGTAGTCGGTCCTGAAGTTGAACTCGGTGCGCGCGCAGGTCTCATCGCGCGCCTCGGGGCCGG
This is a stretch of genomic DNA from Candidatus Polarisedimenticolia bacterium. It encodes these proteins:
- a CDS encoding NAD-dependent epimerase/dehydratase family protein; translation: MKVLITGSTGYLGAHVAARLAGAGHSVLALVRRGREAAGPPGCSPVAGDVLDPPSLERALAGCDACVHMAALVKMWVRDPREFDRVNVEGLAAVLRAAERRGVSRIVYTSTIAALGPTGPEARDETCARTEFNFRTDYERSKWAAERLAVERASAGHPIVILYPGVVYGPGAATQGNLMERVFADYAAGRTRTRLGGRPTRICYAYAADVAAGHLLALEKGTPGRGYILGGENATQDELFSRLQELTGIAPPRTTVPFWVAETAGRVQRVRARLTGRTPEFTDGAIRTFRHHWAYASERAVRELGYRITPLREGLRATLEAMRGGGGRPTGKA